One genomic region from Athalia rosae chromosome 3, iyAthRosa1.1, whole genome shotgun sequence encodes:
- the LOC105683371 gene encoding inositol-trisphosphate 3-kinase homolog isoform X3 — protein MYRLLRTPSSKEQPRLRHGSSSPKEQRRQRETPGSYSAVSAFRQWRRSTSVGNRSGSSVTGSGSAHAKLPNDPATVRRLEQFPLVLSDTSMPDEDLSLKFLALNALDLTAPASDILLKNRLKSWFQLSGHPDGFAPAGPGTVWKRRTGGAENTERMVYEALSKDETMRDCVPRYYREVEYKGDTFIELQDLLFGFNDPHVMDIKMGTRTFLESEVSKTTARPDLYQKMVAVDPDAPTIQEHEERAVTKLRYMQFREQQSSTCDHGFRIEAMKLPGGPPITDLKKVKSHSEVLSTMAGFLKGRENTRQKLLERLRNLRTKFQESTYFQTHEVIGSSIFMIYDEDKVGVWLIDFAKTCQVSDGRKLTHRAKWEQGNHEEGFLLGMDNLISTIEEVDIS, from the exons ATGTATCGATTGCTACGTACA cCCTCCAGTAAGGAGCAGCCACGTTTGAGGCATGGATCTTCATCGCCCAAGGAGCAGCGACGTCAAAGAGAAACGCCTGGATCTTATTCGGCTGTTAGTGCATTCCGACAATGGAGGAGAAGCACTTCCGTTGGTAATCGATCAGGTTCATCGGTCACAGGGTCTGGATCAGCGCACGCAAAACTTCCCAACGACCCAGCAACGGTACGAAGACTCGAACAATTTCCTCTTGTGCTTTCCGACACATCAATGCCAGATGAAGATTTATCCTTAAAATTTCTCGCCCTG AATGCATTGGATTTGACTGCACCAGCTAGCGatattcttttgaaaaatcgattaaAATCGTGGTTCCAATTATCCGGACATCCCGATGGTTTCGCTCCAGCTGGCCCTGGAACGGTTTGGAAAAGGCGTACGGGAGGAGCAGAAAATACCGAGCGTATGGTTTACGAAGCGTTGAGCAAAGATGAGACAATGAGAGATTGCGTGCCCCGTTATTACCGAGAAGTTGAATACAAGGGCGATACCTTCATAGAACTTCAAGATTTACTGTTTGGATTTAACGATCCTCATGTAATGGATATAAAAATGGGAACTCGTACTTTCCTTGAGTCTGAAGTTTCGAAGACAACAGCTAGGCCTGATCTTTATCAGAAGATGGTTGCGGTCGATCCGGATGCTCCAACTATTCAGGAGCACGAAGAGAGGGCTGTTACAAAATTACGATACATGCAATTTAGAGAACAACAAAGTTCTACTTGTGATCACGGATTTCGAATTGAGGCTATGAAACTACCTGGTGGTCCGCCAATCacggatttgaaaaaagtcaaatcTCACAGTGAGGTTCTTAGTACTATGGCCGGATTTCTAAAAGGACGCGAGAACACACGCCAAAAATTACTTGAACGCCTGAGAAACTTGAGAACCAAGTTCCAAGAATCAACCTACTTCCAAACCCACGAG GTGATTGGTAGCAGCATTTTTATGATATATGATGAGGACAAGGTGGGAGTATGGCTTATAGACTTTGCCAAGACTTGTCAAGTCTCAGATGGTCGGAAACTAACTCATAGAGCAAAATGGGAGCAAGGAAATCATGAGGAAGGATTTCTCCTTGGTATGGACAATTTGATTTCAACCATCGAAGAAGTTGACATCTCTTAA
- the LOC105683371 gene encoding inositol-trisphosphate 3-kinase homolog isoform X2 — protein sequence MSSSVCHAPLPARMEAFTTRLCLRAVDQYERLLQAHFNKPSSKEQPRLRHGSSSPKEQRRQRETPGSYSAVSAFRQWRRSTSVGNRSGSSVTGSGSAHAKLPNDPATNALDLTAPASDILLKNRLKSWFQLSGHPDGFAPAGPGTVWKRRTGGAENTERMVYEALSKDETMRDCVPRYYREVEYKGDTFIELQDLLFGFNDPHVMDIKMGTRTFLESEVSKTTARPDLYQKMVAVDPDAPTIQEHEERAVTKLRYMQFREQQSSTCDHGFRIEAMKLPGGPPITDLKKVKSHSEVLSTMAGFLKGRENTRQKLLERLRNLRTKFQESTYFQTHEVIGSSIFMIYDEDKVGVWLIDFAKTCQVSDGRKLTHRAKWEQGNHEEGFLLGMDNLISTIEEVDIS from the exons ATGTCAAGTAGCGTGTGTCATGCACCGCTACCAGCACGAATGGAAGCGTTTACCACGAGGTTGTGTCTTCGGGCTGTTGACCAGTATGAACGACTACTTCAAGCACACTTTAACAAG cCCTCCAGTAAGGAGCAGCCACGTTTGAGGCATGGATCTTCATCGCCCAAGGAGCAGCGACGTCAAAGAGAAACGCCTGGATCTTATTCGGCTGTTAGTGCATTCCGACAATGGAGGAGAAGCACTTCCGTTGGTAATCGATCAGGTTCATCGGTCACAGGGTCTGGATCAGCGCACGCAAAACTTCCCAACGACCCAGCAACG AATGCATTGGATTTGACTGCACCAGCTAGCGatattcttttgaaaaatcgattaaAATCGTGGTTCCAATTATCCGGACATCCCGATGGTTTCGCTCCAGCTGGCCCTGGAACGGTTTGGAAAAGGCGTACGGGAGGAGCAGAAAATACCGAGCGTATGGTTTACGAAGCGTTGAGCAAAGATGAGACAATGAGAGATTGCGTGCCCCGTTATTACCGAGAAGTTGAATACAAGGGCGATACCTTCATAGAACTTCAAGATTTACTGTTTGGATTTAACGATCCTCATGTAATGGATATAAAAATGGGAACTCGTACTTTCCTTGAGTCTGAAGTTTCGAAGACAACAGCTAGGCCTGATCTTTATCAGAAGATGGTTGCGGTCGATCCGGATGCTCCAACTATTCAGGAGCACGAAGAGAGGGCTGTTACAAAATTACGATACATGCAATTTAGAGAACAACAAAGTTCTACTTGTGATCACGGATTTCGAATTGAGGCTATGAAACTACCTGGTGGTCCGCCAATCacggatttgaaaaaagtcaaatcTCACAGTGAGGTTCTTAGTACTATGGCCGGATTTCTAAAAGGACGCGAGAACACACGCCAAAAATTACTTGAACGCCTGAGAAACTTGAGAACCAAGTTCCAAGAATCAACCTACTTCCAAACCCACGAG GTGATTGGTAGCAGCATTTTTATGATATATGATGAGGACAAGGTGGGAGTATGGCTTATAGACTTTGCCAAGACTTGTCAAGTCTCAGATGGTCGGAAACTAACTCATAGAGCAAAATGGGAGCAAGGAAATCATGAGGAAGGATTTCTCCTTGGTATGGACAATTTGATTTCAACCATCGAAGAAGTTGACATCTCTTAA
- the LOC105683371 gene encoding inositol-trisphosphate 3-kinase homolog isoform X1 — protein sequence MSSSVCHAPLPARMEAFTTRLCLRAVDQYERLLQAHFNKPSSKEQPRLRHGSSSPKEQRRQRETPGSYSAVSAFRQWRRSTSVGNRSGSSVTGSGSAHAKLPNDPATVRRLEQFPLVLSDTSMPDEDLSLKFLALNALDLTAPASDILLKNRLKSWFQLSGHPDGFAPAGPGTVWKRRTGGAENTERMVYEALSKDETMRDCVPRYYREVEYKGDTFIELQDLLFGFNDPHVMDIKMGTRTFLESEVSKTTARPDLYQKMVAVDPDAPTIQEHEERAVTKLRYMQFREQQSSTCDHGFRIEAMKLPGGPPITDLKKVKSHSEVLSTMAGFLKGRENTRQKLLERLRNLRTKFQESTYFQTHEVIGSSIFMIYDEDKVGVWLIDFAKTCQVSDGRKLTHRAKWEQGNHEEGFLLGMDNLISTIEEVDIS from the exons ATGTCAAGTAGCGTGTGTCATGCACCGCTACCAGCACGAATGGAAGCGTTTACCACGAGGTTGTGTCTTCGGGCTGTTGACCAGTATGAACGACTACTTCAAGCACACTTTAACAAG cCCTCCAGTAAGGAGCAGCCACGTTTGAGGCATGGATCTTCATCGCCCAAGGAGCAGCGACGTCAAAGAGAAACGCCTGGATCTTATTCGGCTGTTAGTGCATTCCGACAATGGAGGAGAAGCACTTCCGTTGGTAATCGATCAGGTTCATCGGTCACAGGGTCTGGATCAGCGCACGCAAAACTTCCCAACGACCCAGCAACGGTACGAAGACTCGAACAATTTCCTCTTGTGCTTTCCGACACATCAATGCCAGATGAAGATTTATCCTTAAAATTTCTCGCCCTG AATGCATTGGATTTGACTGCACCAGCTAGCGatattcttttgaaaaatcgattaaAATCGTGGTTCCAATTATCCGGACATCCCGATGGTTTCGCTCCAGCTGGCCCTGGAACGGTTTGGAAAAGGCGTACGGGAGGAGCAGAAAATACCGAGCGTATGGTTTACGAAGCGTTGAGCAAAGATGAGACAATGAGAGATTGCGTGCCCCGTTATTACCGAGAAGTTGAATACAAGGGCGATACCTTCATAGAACTTCAAGATTTACTGTTTGGATTTAACGATCCTCATGTAATGGATATAAAAATGGGAACTCGTACTTTCCTTGAGTCTGAAGTTTCGAAGACAACAGCTAGGCCTGATCTTTATCAGAAGATGGTTGCGGTCGATCCGGATGCTCCAACTATTCAGGAGCACGAAGAGAGGGCTGTTACAAAATTACGATACATGCAATTTAGAGAACAACAAAGTTCTACTTGTGATCACGGATTTCGAATTGAGGCTATGAAACTACCTGGTGGTCCGCCAATCacggatttgaaaaaagtcaaatcTCACAGTGAGGTTCTTAGTACTATGGCCGGATTTCTAAAAGGACGCGAGAACACACGCCAAAAATTACTTGAACGCCTGAGAAACTTGAGAACCAAGTTCCAAGAATCAACCTACTTCCAAACCCACGAG GTGATTGGTAGCAGCATTTTTATGATATATGATGAGGACAAGGTGGGAGTATGGCTTATAGACTTTGCCAAGACTTGTCAAGTCTCAGATGGTCGGAAACTAACTCATAGAGCAAAATGGGAGCAAGGAAATCATGAGGAAGGATTTCTCCTTGGTATGGACAATTTGATTTCAACCATCGAAGAAGTTGACATCTCTTAA
- the LOC105683371 gene encoding inositol-trisphosphate 3-kinase homolog isoform X4, with protein MKGPSSKEQPRLRHGSSSPKEQRRQRETPGSYSAVSAFRQWRRSTSVGNRSGSSVTGSGSAHAKLPNDPATVRRLEQFPLVLSDTSMPDEDLSLKFLALNALDLTAPASDILLKNRLKSWFQLSGHPDGFAPAGPGTVWKRRTGGAENTERMVYEALSKDETMRDCVPRYYREVEYKGDTFIELQDLLFGFNDPHVMDIKMGTRTFLESEVSKTTARPDLYQKMVAVDPDAPTIQEHEERAVTKLRYMQFREQQSSTCDHGFRIEAMKLPGGPPITDLKKVKSHSEVLSTMAGFLKGRENTRQKLLERLRNLRTKFQESTYFQTHEVIGSSIFMIYDEDKVGVWLIDFAKTCQVSDGRKLTHRAKWEQGNHEEGFLLGMDNLISTIEEVDIS; from the exons atgaaAGGG cCCTCCAGTAAGGAGCAGCCACGTTTGAGGCATGGATCTTCATCGCCCAAGGAGCAGCGACGTCAAAGAGAAACGCCTGGATCTTATTCGGCTGTTAGTGCATTCCGACAATGGAGGAGAAGCACTTCCGTTGGTAATCGATCAGGTTCATCGGTCACAGGGTCTGGATCAGCGCACGCAAAACTTCCCAACGACCCAGCAACGGTACGAAGACTCGAACAATTTCCTCTTGTGCTTTCCGACACATCAATGCCAGATGAAGATTTATCCTTAAAATTTCTCGCCCTG AATGCATTGGATTTGACTGCACCAGCTAGCGatattcttttgaaaaatcgattaaAATCGTGGTTCCAATTATCCGGACATCCCGATGGTTTCGCTCCAGCTGGCCCTGGAACGGTTTGGAAAAGGCGTACGGGAGGAGCAGAAAATACCGAGCGTATGGTTTACGAAGCGTTGAGCAAAGATGAGACAATGAGAGATTGCGTGCCCCGTTATTACCGAGAAGTTGAATACAAGGGCGATACCTTCATAGAACTTCAAGATTTACTGTTTGGATTTAACGATCCTCATGTAATGGATATAAAAATGGGAACTCGTACTTTCCTTGAGTCTGAAGTTTCGAAGACAACAGCTAGGCCTGATCTTTATCAGAAGATGGTTGCGGTCGATCCGGATGCTCCAACTATTCAGGAGCACGAAGAGAGGGCTGTTACAAAATTACGATACATGCAATTTAGAGAACAACAAAGTTCTACTTGTGATCACGGATTTCGAATTGAGGCTATGAAACTACCTGGTGGTCCGCCAATCacggatttgaaaaaagtcaaatcTCACAGTGAGGTTCTTAGTACTATGGCCGGATTTCTAAAAGGACGCGAGAACACACGCCAAAAATTACTTGAACGCCTGAGAAACTTGAGAACCAAGTTCCAAGAATCAACCTACTTCCAAACCCACGAG GTGATTGGTAGCAGCATTTTTATGATATATGATGAGGACAAGGTGGGAGTATGGCTTATAGACTTTGCCAAGACTTGTCAAGTCTCAGATGGTCGGAAACTAACTCATAGAGCAAAATGGGAGCAAGGAAATCATGAGGAAGGATTTCTCCTTGGTATGGACAATTTGATTTCAACCATCGAAGAAGTTGACATCTCTTAA
- the LOC125500341 gene encoding uncharacterized protein LOC125500341 isoform X3: MEKGGQKLSKKETHEISERDFLYQIKGMPLPGTHRTFGRNRQAPGSKSVEQGIYSVLMGEKIYEDVRGPTTAKFSC; the protein is encoded by the exons atggaaaaaggggGACAAAAACTgagcaaaaaagaaactcaCGAGATCTCTGAACGAGATTTTCTATACCAG ATCAAAGGAATGCCGTTGCCTGGAACACACCGAACATTCGGTCGAAATCGTCAAGCTCCAGGTTCTAAATCGGTTGAACAAGGAATATATTCCGTAttaatgggagaaaaaatatacgaagaCGTAAGAGGACCAACAACAGCAAAATTCAGCTGTTAA
- the LOC125500341 gene encoding uncharacterized protein LOC125500341 isoform X1, with translation MEKGGQKLSKKETHEISERDFLYQVEIEERYKSWKCGLKMREERKKKKIKGMPLPGTHRTFGRNRQAPGSKSVEQGIYSVLMGEKIYEDVRGPTTAKFSC, from the exons atggaaaaaggggGACAAAAACTgagcaaaaaagaaactcaCGAGATCTCTGAACGAGATTTTCTATACCAG gtAGAAATCGAAGAGCGTTACAAATCGTGGAAATGTGGGCTGAAgatgagagaagagagaaaaaaaaaaaag ATCAAAGGAATGCCGTTGCCTGGAACACACCGAACATTCGGTCGAAATCGTCAAGCTCCAGGTTCTAAATCGGTTGAACAAGGAATATATTCCGTAttaatgggagaaaaaatatacgaagaCGTAAGAGGACCAACAACAGCAAAATTCAGCTGTTAA
- the LOC125500341 gene encoding uncharacterized protein LOC125500341 isoform X2, translated as MEMDSVEFTRSRASAYMVLTVPLILQQLYGCRITLHIRYRKVAIKGMPLPGTHRTFGRNRQAPGSKSVEQGIYSVLMGEKIYEDVRGPTTAKFSC; from the exons ATGGAAATGGATAGTGTAGAATTTACGAGGTCACGAGCGAGTGCGTACATGGTACTTACTGTTCCGTTAATTCTGCAGCAACTTTACGGGTGCAGAATCACGTTACATATTAGATACCGTAAAGTCGCG ATCAAAGGAATGCCGTTGCCTGGAACACACCGAACATTCGGTCGAAATCGTCAAGCTCCAGGTTCTAAATCGGTTGAACAAGGAATATATTCCGTAttaatgggagaaaaaatatacgaagaCGTAAGAGGACCAACAACAGCAAAATTCAGCTGTTAA